The proteins below are encoded in one region of Deinococcus seoulensis:
- a CDS encoding DUF2087 domain-containing protein, translating to MTKSIVDFQDEHGRITGWPSDRRRAHQLAILDYLTGLFEPGVSYDQGQIEQVLADHSTLEDPSFLLTELVDGDYLATANGMYWRADGRPGARG from the coding sequence ATGACGAAAAGCATTGTTGACTTTCAGGACGAACACGGCCGCATCACCGGGTGGCCCAGCGACCGCCGCCGCGCGCACCAGCTGGCCATCCTCGACTACCTGACGGGCCTGTTCGAACCCGGCGTGTCGTACGACCAGGGGCAGATCGAGCAGGTGCTGGCCGACCACAGCACCCTGGAGGACCCCAGTTTCCTGCTGACGGAACTGGTGGACGGCGATTACCTCGCGACGGCGAACGGCATGTACTGGCGCGCAGACGGTCGC
- a CDS encoding ATP-dependent Clp protease ATP-binding subunit, translating into MNRYDDRARLVFHYAREEGNRLGHAMVGPEHLLLGLMREGGTAASILGEFGASLDGLRRRVEEIIGRGEGNRLNDAPSITPRARRVMELASSEARSLGAQVTSTEHILLGIIREGDGVAFRILQELTKDVDTIRWRILAQGEGAGSKPAKPVATPFLDEYGRDLTKWAREGKLDPVIGRSEEIRRVTQILTRRTKNNPVLIGDPGVGKTAIVEGLALAIHEKRTPPNLHNVRLVSLDLSGVVAGTKYRGEFEERLRQIIEELRNAKVMAFIDELHTLVGAGGAEGTLDAANILKPALSRGEIQVIGATTTGEYHRYIEKDAALERRFQPVIVLEPSPAETLQILRGLKPKYEEHHGVQIPEQALELAVRIGERSLPGRNFPDKAIDLIDEAASRVRLNMSVGLPVAETEDGEPYVTREDIESVINSMGGIYSEETAAQLGDLEGNLQDQVYGQPDAIRALSSALRRARVGLGGRTRVAASFLFVGPSGVGKTHLAKALARSLFGSERSLIRMDMSEFQESHSVSKLIGSPPGYVGYEQGGRLTEAVRRQPFSVILLDEIEKAHPDVYNTFLQVLDDGRLTDGLGRTVDFRRTIIIMTSNTGFNVNPTVGFSPVTPDSNAPLRNIFTPEFLDRLDEVIRFKSLGEEELVRVAQQLMGEMTEELASRELSVTFDPAIAAWLVGKLKARSPKHAVGSSRQLRTLVREEIEDPLALELTSNHGEEVRVVLGESGLQFEKGEEAASRQILA; encoded by the coding sequence ATGAACAGATACGACGACCGCGCCCGACTCGTGTTCCATTACGCCCGCGAGGAAGGCAACCGCCTGGGCCACGCGATGGTCGGCCCGGAACACCTGCTGCTGGGCCTGATGCGCGAGGGCGGCACCGCCGCCAGCATTCTCGGAGAGTTCGGCGCTTCACTGGACGGCCTGCGCCGCCGCGTGGAGGAAATCATCGGCCGGGGCGAGGGCAACCGCCTGAACGACGCGCCCAGCATCACGCCCCGCGCCCGCCGCGTCATGGAACTCGCGTCCAGCGAGGCCCGCAGCCTGGGCGCCCAGGTGACCAGCACCGAGCACATCCTGCTGGGCATCATCCGCGAGGGTGACGGCGTGGCCTTCCGCATCCTGCAGGAACTCACCAAGGACGTGGACACCATCCGCTGGCGCATCCTGGCGCAGGGCGAGGGCGCGGGCAGCAAACCCGCCAAGCCGGTCGCCACGCCGTTCCTCGACGAGTACGGCCGCGACCTGACCAAGTGGGCGCGCGAGGGCAAACTGGACCCCGTGATCGGGCGCAGCGAGGAGATCCGCCGCGTCACGCAGATCCTCACGCGCCGCACGAAGAACAACCCGGTCCTGATCGGGGACCCCGGCGTGGGCAAGACCGCCATCGTTGAGGGACTGGCGCTCGCCATTCACGAGAAGCGCACGCCCCCCAACCTCCACAACGTGCGGCTGGTCAGCCTGGACCTCAGCGGCGTCGTCGCGGGCACCAAGTACCGTGGGGAGTTCGAGGAACGCCTGCGGCAGATCATCGAGGAGCTGCGCAACGCCAAGGTCATGGCCTTCATCGACGAGTTGCACACCCTGGTCGGGGCGGGCGGCGCCGAGGGCACGCTGGACGCCGCGAACATCCTGAAACCCGCCCTGAGCCGCGGGGAGATTCAGGTGATCGGCGCGACCACCACCGGCGAGTACCACCGCTACATCGAGAAGGACGCCGCCCTGGAGCGCCGCTTCCAGCCGGTGATCGTGCTGGAACCCAGCCCCGCCGAGACGCTCCAGATCCTGCGCGGCCTGAAACCCAAGTACGAGGAACACCACGGCGTGCAGATCCCCGAACAGGCGCTGGAACTCGCCGTGCGCATCGGCGAACGGAGCCTGCCGGGCCGCAACTTCCCGGACAAGGCCATCGACCTGATCGACGAGGCCGCCAGCCGTGTGCGCCTGAACATGAGCGTCGGCCTGCCGGTCGCGGAGACCGAGGACGGCGAACCGTACGTGACCCGCGAGGACATCGAGAGCGTCATCAACTCCATGGGCGGCATCTACTCCGAGGAGACGGCCGCGCAACTCGGTGACCTGGAAGGCAACCTGCAGGATCAGGTGTACGGCCAGCCGGACGCGATCCGCGCGCTGAGTTCCGCGCTGCGCCGCGCCCGCGTGGGCCTGGGCGGCCGCACCCGCGTCGCCGCGAGCTTCCTGTTCGTCGGGCCAAGCGGGGTCGGCAAGACCCACCTGGCCAAGGCGCTGGCCCGCAGCCTGTTCGGCAGTGAACGCAGCCTGATCCGCATGGACATGAGCGAATTCCAGGAAAGCCACTCGGTCAGCAAACTGATCGGCTCGCCTCCCGGCTACGTGGGCTACGAGCAGGGCGGCCGCCTGACGGAAGCCGTGCGCCGCCAGCCGTTCAGCGTGATCCTGCTCGACGAGATCGAGAAGGCCCACCCGGACGTGTACAACACCTTCCTGCAGGTTCTCGACGACGGCCGCCTGACCGACGGTCTGGGCCGAACCGTGGACTTCCGCCGCACGATCATCATCATGACCAGCAACACCGGCTTCAACGTGAACCCCACCGTCGGCTTCAGTCCGGTCACGCCGGACAGCAACGCCCCGCTGCGGAACATCTTCACGCCGGAATTCCTGGACCGCCTGGACGAGGTCATCCGCTTCAAGAGCCTCGGCGAGGAGGAACTGGTGCGGGTCGCGCAGCAACTCATGGGCGAGATGACCGAGGAACTCGCCAGCCGCGAACTGAGCGTCACCTTCGACCCGGCCATCGCCGCGTGGCTGGTCGGGAAACTCAAGGCCCGCAGCCCCAAGCATGCCGTCGGCAGCTCCCGGCAGTTGCGCACCCTGGTCCGCGAGGAGATCGAGGACCCGCTGGCCCTGGAACTCACCAGCAATCACGGCGAGGAAGTGCGTGTCGTGCTGGGCGAGAGCGGCCTGCAATTCGAGAAGGGCGAGGAAGCCGCTTCCCGCCAGATCCTGGCCTGA
- a CDS encoding carboxymuconolactone decarboxylase family protein, with product MNDTERSTGQQSPEQQSAEQRAATHTPTPGHARAVIFGSQQERIQERLTDLDPDLGRYIQDFAYDTVYDRPGLDLKSKELIACALLVSLGSPPELRTHIRGAMNAGATEAEVRGALMMCVPYLGFPRTVAAFEVLRQHLKR from the coding sequence ATGAACGACACCGAACGCAGCACCGGGCAGCAGAGCCCCGAACAGCAGAGCGCTGAGCAACGCGCCGCCACCCACACCCCCACGCCAGGGCACGCGCGGGCAGTCATCTTCGGTTCGCAGCAGGAACGCATTCAGGAACGCCTGACCGACCTGGACCCCGACCTGGGCCGCTACATTCAGGACTTCGCGTACGACACCGTGTACGACCGCCCAGGACTGGACCTGAAAAGCAAGGAGCTGATCGCCTGCGCGCTGCTCGTCTCACTGGGCAGCCCCCCCGAACTGCGCACCCACATCCGCGGCGCCATGAACGCCGGAGCGACCGAGGCCGAGGTGCGCGGCGCCCTCATGATGTGCGTCCCGTACCTGGGGTTCCCACGCACCGTGGCAGCCTTCGAGGTGCTCAGGCAGCACCTGAAGCGCTGA
- a CDS encoding electron transfer flavoprotein subunit beta/FixA family protein, which yields MNILTLVRQVPDAEARVKISGQTVDLDGATLIIDGMDEYGVEEALRLRESGAPVEQIIALAVGPKKVEDALRTSLAMGVDRAIHVETDETFDAITLSRVVAQVAQAENVTLILVGGQEADWDSQALGAASAERLGWPQLTWTNELKLDGETLTGRHDVDDGNESFSAPLPAVVTTQQGLNEPRYPTLPNIMKAKKKELRKDDPASYGLSSKVRVVGAEIQTRARLNRMIDGKDPQAAAQQLLDLLRNEAKVIA from the coding sequence ATGAACATCCTGACGCTCGTAAGACAAGTTCCGGACGCCGAAGCCCGCGTCAAGATCAGCGGCCAGACCGTCGACCTCGACGGCGCCACCCTGATCATCGACGGCATGGACGAGTACGGCGTGGAAGAAGCCCTGCGCCTGCGCGAAAGCGGCGCGCCCGTCGAACAGATCATCGCGCTGGCCGTCGGCCCCAAGAAAGTCGAGGACGCCCTGCGCACCTCGCTCGCCATGGGCGTGGACCGCGCCATTCACGTCGAAACCGACGAAACGTTCGACGCCATCACCCTCAGCCGCGTCGTGGCGCAGGTCGCGCAGGCCGAGAACGTGACCCTGATCCTGGTCGGCGGGCAGGAAGCCGACTGGGACTCCCAGGCCCTCGGTGCCGCCAGCGCCGAACGCCTCGGCTGGCCCCAGCTGACCTGGACGAACGAACTGAAACTCGACGGCGAAACCCTGACCGGCCGCCACGACGTGGACGACGGCAACGAGAGCTTCAGCGCCCCCCTGCCCGCCGTGGTCACCACGCAGCAGGGCCTGAACGAACCCCGTTACCCCACCCTGCCGAACATCATGAAAGCCAAGAAGAAGGAACTCCGCAAGGACGACCCCGCTTCCTACGGCCTGAGCAGCAAGGTCCGCGTGGTCGGCGCTGAAATCCAGACCCGCGCCCGCCTGAACAGGATGATCGACGGCAAGGACCCCCAGGCCGCCGCCCAACAACTGCTGGACCTGCTTCGCAACGAAGCGAAGGTGATCGCATGA
- a CDS encoding electron transfer flavoprotein subunit alpha/FixB family protein → MILIVAEHTAGKLAKATLEMVTAARDSGREGPVTLLVLGQNVASVATEAAAVADQVLVADLPQLATYNAEVWAAATTQIAQEGEAHTVIIGGSRSGREYAPRVAVKLDAAYLEDATKLSSNGAALQAQRYTFLARVTETVEADGLVVVTVKPGSFAPAAPAGAAGEQYDVELTLPTPRVQVTGKSVEKSSRVALTEADVIVTGGRGVGSPENFARYVEGLADNIGAGVGATRAVVDAGWRPYAEQVGQTGKTVQPKAYIALGVSGAVQHLSGMGKSKNIIAINKDAEAPIFKVADYGIVGDINEIVPALIEASRK, encoded by the coding sequence ATGATTCTGATCGTCGCTGAACACACCGCCGGGAAACTGGCGAAAGCCACCCTGGAAATGGTCACCGCCGCCCGCGACTCGGGCCGCGAAGGCCCCGTCACCCTGCTCGTGCTGGGCCAAAACGTCGCCAGCGTGGCCACCGAGGCCGCCGCCGTCGCCGATCAGGTGCTCGTCGCCGACCTGCCCCAGCTCGCCACCTACAACGCCGAGGTCTGGGCCGCCGCCACCACGCAGATCGCGCAGGAAGGCGAGGCGCACACCGTGATCATCGGCGGGAGCCGCTCCGGCCGCGAGTACGCGCCCCGCGTGGCCGTGAAGCTGGACGCCGCGTACCTGGAAGACGCCACCAAACTGAGCAGCAACGGCGCGGCCCTCCAGGCGCAGCGCTACACCTTCCTGGCCCGCGTGACCGAGACCGTCGAGGCGGACGGACTGGTCGTCGTGACCGTCAAGCCCGGCTCGTTCGCGCCCGCCGCCCCCGCTGGCGCGGCCGGTGAGCAGTACGACGTCGAACTCACCCTGCCCACCCCCCGCGTGCAGGTGACCGGCAAGAGCGTCGAGAAGAGCAGCCGCGTCGCCCTGACCGAAGCGGACGTGATCGTCACCGGCGGCCGTGGCGTCGGCAGCCCCGAGAACTTCGCCCGGTACGTCGAGGGCCTCGCCGACAACATCGGCGCGGGCGTCGGTGCCACGCGCGCCGTCGTGGACGCCGGCTGGCGCCCCTACGCCGAGCAGGTCGGCCAGACCGGCAAGACCGTGCAGCCCAAGGCGTACATCGCCCTCGGCGTCAGCGGCGCCGTGCAGCACCTGAGCGGCATGGGCAAGAGCAAGAACATCATCGCCATCAACAAGGACGCCGAGGCCCCCATCTTCAAGGTCGCGGACTACGGCATCGTCGGCGACATCAACGAGATCGTCCCCGCGCTGATCGAAGCCAGCCGCAAGTAA
- a CDS encoding SDR family NAD(P)-dependent oxidoreductase, with protein sequence MTDGSGVIVTGAARGIGRAVAELYAERGWRVLSADVNLPPTLKGQRRVKADVSTAAGRERIVRAAREMGGVQVLVNNAAYQGAHGSVLDVSERGWARTLNVNLTAPLLLVRALVDLLPHGAAVVNVASVQGLFAEQDNAAYNASKGGLVNLTRAMALDLAPRGLRVNAVAPGAISTEGVLDAIADSSDPEQTRRDYEDLHALRRLGTPREVAQVVYFLGSGEAAFMTGAIVPVDGGMTASFMMAGRPV encoded by the coding sequence ATGACAGACGGTTCTGGTGTGATCGTGACGGGCGCGGCGCGCGGCATTGGCCGGGCGGTCGCGGAGTTGTACGCGGAACGTGGATGGCGGGTCCTGAGCGCGGACGTGAACCTGCCGCCCACCCTGAAGGGCCAGCGGCGCGTGAAGGCGGACGTGAGCACCGCCGCCGGACGCGAACGGATCGTGCGGGCAGCGCGGGAGATGGGGGGCGTGCAGGTGCTCGTGAACAACGCGGCGTACCAGGGCGCGCACGGGAGCGTGCTGGACGTCAGTGAACGCGGCTGGGCGCGGACCCTGAACGTGAACCTGACCGCGCCACTGCTGCTGGTGCGGGCGCTGGTGGACCTGCTGCCGCACGGAGCGGCAGTGGTGAACGTGGCGAGCGTGCAGGGCCTGTTCGCCGAGCAGGACAACGCCGCGTACAACGCCAGCAAGGGCGGCCTGGTGAACCTGACGCGCGCCATGGCGCTGGACCTCGCGCCGCGCGGCCTGCGAGTGAACGCGGTCGCGCCCGGCGCCATCAGCACCGAGGGCGTACTGGACGCCATCGCGGACAGCAGCGACCCCGAGCAGACCCGCCGGGACTACGAGGACCTGCACGCCCTGCGCCGCCTGGGCACCCCGCGCGAGGTCGCGCAGGTCGTGTACTTCCTGGGCAGCGGGGAGGCCGCGTTCATGACGGGCGCGATCGTGCCGGTGGACGGCGGAATGACCGCGTCATTCATGATGGCGGGCCGACCGGTGTAA
- a CDS encoding disulfide bond formation protein B yields MSRDNRLYAAWVIALIATLGSLYFSNILGFKPCVLCWYQRIAMYPLAVILGIGALRGDLGARVYALPLAGVGAVIALIQNFEDWGVIPVLKACTADATTVACNVPWPVWGSGALAGLNTVITIPVLSMTAFILIIGLLSWGRPRSI; encoded by the coding sequence GTGAGCCGCGACAACCGCCTGTACGCCGCGTGGGTGATCGCCCTGATCGCCACGCTGGGCAGCCTGTACTTCAGTAACATCCTGGGCTTCAAACCCTGCGTGCTGTGCTGGTACCAGCGTATCGCCATGTACCCGCTGGCCGTCATCCTAGGCATCGGCGCGCTGCGCGGCGACCTCGGTGCCCGCGTGTATGCCCTGCCGCTCGCGGGCGTCGGGGCCGTCATCGCCCTGATCCAGAACTTCGAGGACTGGGGCGTGATTCCCGTCCTGAAAGCCTGCACCGCCGACGCCACCACCGTCGCCTGTAACGTCCCCTGGCCCGTCTGGGGCAGCGGCGCGCTGGCTGGACTGAACACCGTCATCACCATCCCGGTCCTGAGCATGACGGCCTTCATCCTGATCATCGGGCTGCTGAGCTGGGGCCGCCCCCGCAGCATCTGA
- a CDS encoding DsbA family protein codes for MNSNSNRTILVIGTLIAVALIALALVAVRGKPAPGAGLNGNFDLTGQPFAGKADAPVSVVVVEDFKCPVCKTFEETIAPELNSKYIETGKAKLYSLVWPFLAENVRLPTDDSKLAAQAAKCVYDQGGNDAFGSFKTILFRAQGSESTVWATKTRLKDLAGNVEGLDQGKFATCLDTDATAARVDADEKQVTDARVNHTPTVFVNGKEVLNGSGQSSYLLADVSAAIDAASK; via the coding sequence ATGAACAGCAACTCCAACCGCACCATTCTCGTGATCGGCACGCTGATCGCCGTGGCCCTGATCGCCCTCGCCCTCGTCGCCGTGCGCGGCAAACCCGCCCCCGGAGCGGGCCTGAACGGCAACTTCGACCTGACCGGCCAGCCCTTCGCCGGCAAGGCCGACGCGCCCGTCAGCGTGGTCGTCGTCGAGGACTTCAAGTGCCCCGTGTGCAAGACCTTCGAGGAAACCATCGCTCCCGAACTGAACAGCAAGTACATCGAGACCGGCAAGGCCAAGCTGTACTCCCTGGTGTGGCCCTTCCTGGCCGAGAACGTCCGCCTGCCCACCGACGACAGTAAACTCGCCGCGCAGGCCGCCAAGTGCGTGTACGACCAGGGCGGCAACGACGCCTTCGGCAGTTTCAAGACCATCCTGTTCCGCGCCCAGGGCAGCGAGAGCACCGTCTGGGCCACCAAGACCCGCCTCAAGGACCTCGCCGGGAACGTCGAGGGACTCGACCAGGGCAAGTTCGCCACCTGCCTGGATACCGACGCCACCGCCGCCCGCGTGGACGCCGACGAGAAACAGGTCACGGACGCCCGCGTGAACCACACGCCCACCGTGTTCGTGAACGGCAAGGAAGTCCTGAACGGCAGCGGCCAGAGCAGCTACCTGCTGGCCGACGTCAGCGCCGCCATCGACGCCGCCAGCAAGTAA
- the uvrA gene encoding excinuclease ABC subunit UvrA: MQNNLIVKGAKEHNLKNITVELPRDQFVVITGVSGSGKSTLAFDTIYAEGQRRYVESLSAYARQFLGLMEKPDVESITGLSPAISIDQKTTSHNPRSTVGTVTEIHDYLRLLYARVGTPYCPVCGRKIEKQSPSEITDRLLAGFPDKRAILLAPVVRGRKGEYRKLFADLRREGFARVRVDGTLYELEEAEKLKLEKFEKHDVDVVIDRVTLREGDRSRIAESVELGLRRGESLLRVLMPDAGEDGGAHEELYSEKFACPEHGSVLEELEPRSFSFNSPYGACGDCAGLGSKQEFSPDQIIDDKLSIAEGAILPWSKKGTGGGIYYWDKLQALAEHLDFSVKTPWRDLPKAAQDAVLKGPGAPFEVVYRRAGKETMRFMTEFEGVIPNLERRYADTESEFMREKLEEMMELQPCPTCGGTRYKPEILAVRVGGLNISQASGMSVLDADSFFDRLQDGALDHAAIEPFLKGHAGGTAKAHGPRHYEYALNDFGSAVAAPVLKAIRTRLKFLVDVGLDYLSLDRTANTLSGGEAQRIRLATQVGSGLTGVLYVLDEPSIGLHPKDNHRLIGTLKHLRDLGNTLIVVEHDEDTMMDADYLVDMGPGAGVHGGQVVAVGTPEQVKKDKNSLTGKYLRGELKIEVPTHRRRGNGKQLKVIGAREHNLQNVSIEIPLGTMTVVTGPSGSGKSTLIHDILHATLARELNGAKTTPGKYDRIEGMEHLDKVIEIDQSPIGRTPRSNPATYTGVFTEIRDLFTRTPEARRRGYQAGRFSFNVKGGRCEHCKGDGVMKIEMNFLPDIYVPCEVCKGARYNRETLEVKYNGKTIADVLDLTVEDAQSFFEAIPAIERKMTLLCDVGLGYMKIGQPSTTLSGGEAQRIKLASELSKRATGKTIYILDEPTTGLHFEDVRKLMEVLQRLVEGGNTLVIIEHSLDVMKTADHIIDLGPEGGVRGGTVVGTGTPEEMAAHPTSHTGEYLRRVPGIVAAQPRTVPSDEPVEAPKKARRTPKKAAAEELEPVGAAPARKTRAKKESA; this comes from the coding sequence TTGCAGAACAATCTGATCGTGAAGGGCGCGAAGGAGCACAACCTCAAGAACATCACGGTGGAACTGCCGCGCGACCAGTTCGTGGTGATCACCGGCGTGTCCGGCAGCGGCAAGAGCACACTGGCCTTCGACACCATCTACGCCGAGGGCCAGCGCCGCTACGTCGAGAGCCTCAGCGCGTACGCCCGGCAGTTCCTGGGCCTGATGGAGAAACCCGACGTCGAGAGCATCACCGGCCTGTCCCCGGCCATCTCCATCGACCAGAAGACCACCAGCCACAACCCGCGCAGCACGGTGGGCACCGTCACCGAGATCCACGACTACCTCCGGTTGCTGTATGCCCGCGTGGGCACCCCGTACTGCCCGGTGTGCGGCCGCAAGATCGAGAAGCAGAGCCCCAGCGAGATCACCGACCGCCTGCTGGCGGGCTTCCCTGACAAGCGCGCCATCCTGCTCGCGCCCGTCGTGCGTGGGCGCAAGGGCGAGTACCGCAAGCTGTTCGCGGACCTGCGCCGCGAGGGCTTCGCGCGCGTCCGCGTGGACGGCACGCTGTACGAACTGGAGGAAGCCGAGAAGCTGAAGCTGGAGAAGTTCGAGAAGCACGACGTGGACGTGGTCATCGACCGCGTGACGCTGCGCGAGGGCGACCGTAGCCGCATCGCGGAGAGTGTCGAACTGGGCCTGCGCCGCGGCGAGAGCCTGCTGCGCGTCCTGATGCCGGATGCTGGTGAAGACGGCGGCGCGCACGAGGAACTGTACTCCGAGAAGTTCGCCTGCCCCGAGCACGGCAGCGTGCTGGAGGAACTCGAACCCCGCTCGTTCTCGTTCAACTCGCCGTACGGCGCGTGCGGGGACTGCGCGGGCCTGGGCAGCAAGCAGGAGTTCAGCCCGGACCAGATCATCGACGACAAGCTCTCCATCGCCGAGGGCGCCATCCTCCCCTGGAGCAAGAAGGGCACGGGTGGCGGCATCTACTACTGGGACAAACTGCAGGCGCTGGCCGAACACCTGGACTTCAGCGTGAAGACCCCCTGGCGCGACCTGCCGAAAGCCGCACAGGACGCCGTCCTGAAGGGGCCGGGCGCGCCGTTCGAGGTCGTGTACCGCCGCGCGGGCAAGGAAACCATGCGCTTCATGACCGAGTTCGAGGGGGTCATCCCGAACCTGGAACGCCGCTACGCCGACACGGAATCCGAGTTCATGCGCGAGAAACTCGAGGAGATGATGGAACTCCAGCCGTGCCCGACCTGCGGCGGCACCCGCTACAAACCCGAGATCCTCGCGGTGCGCGTGGGCGGCCTGAACATCAGTCAGGCGAGCGGCATGAGCGTGCTGGACGCCGACTCGTTCTTCGACCGCCTTCAGGACGGCGCGCTGGACCACGCGGCCATCGAGCCGTTCCTGAAAGGCCACGCGGGCGGCACCGCGAAGGCGCACGGCCCGCGCCACTACGAGTACGCCCTGAACGATTTCGGGTCGGCAGTCGCCGCGCCCGTCCTGAAAGCCATCCGCACCCGCCTGAAATTCCTGGTAGATGTCGGCCTGGACTACCTGAGCCTGGACCGCACCGCGAACACCCTGAGCGGCGGGGAGGCGCAGCGCATCCGCCTCGCCACGCAGGTCGGCAGCGGCCTAACCGGGGTGCTGTACGTCCTCGACGAACCCAGCATCGGCCTGCACCCCAAGGACAACCACCGCCTGATCGGCACGCTGAAGCACCTGCGCGACCTGGGTAACACCCTGATCGTCGTCGAGCACGACGAGGACACCATGATGGACGCCGACTACCTCGTGGACATGGGCCCCGGCGCCGGCGTGCACGGCGGGCAGGTCGTCGCCGTCGGCACCCCGGAACAGGTGAAGAAGGACAAGAACAGCCTGACCGGCAAGTACCTGCGCGGCGAACTGAAGATCGAGGTGCCCACCCATCGCCGCCGGGGCAACGGCAAACAGTTGAAGGTCATCGGGGCGCGCGAACACAATCTCCAGAACGTCTCCATCGAGATTCCGCTGGGCACCATGACCGTCGTCACCGGCCCCTCGGGCAGCGGCAAGAGCACCCTGATCCACGACATCCTGCACGCCACGCTGGCCCGCGAATTGAACGGCGCGAAGACCACCCCCGGCAAGTACGACCGGATCGAGGGCATGGAGCACCTGGACAAGGTCATCGAGATCGACCAGAGCCCCATCGGGCGCACGCCGCGCAGCAACCCCGCCACGTACACCGGCGTGTTCACCGAGATCCGCGACCTGTTCACCCGCACGCCCGAAGCCCGGCGGCGCGGCTACCAGGCCGGGCGCTTCTCGTTCAACGTGAAGGGCGGCCGCTGCGAGCACTGCAAGGGCGACGGCGTCATGAAGATCGAGATGAACTTCCTCCCCGACATCTACGTCCCCTGCGAGGTCTGCAAGGGTGCGAGGTACAACCGCGAGACGCTGGAAGTCAAGTACAACGGCAAGACCATCGCCGACGTGCTCGACCTGACCGTCGAGGACGCCCAGAGCTTCTTCGAGGCGATCCCCGCCATCGAACGCAAGATGACCCTGCTGTGCGACGTGGGCCTGGGCTACATGAAGATCGGGCAGCCCAGCACCACCCTCTCCGGCGGAGAGGCGCAGCGCATCAAACTCGCCAGCGAACTGAGCAAACGCGCCACCGGCAAGACCATCTACATCCTCGACGAACCCACCACGGGCCTGCACTTCGAGGACGTCCGCAAACTCATGGAAGTGCTGCAACGCCTCGTGGAGGGCGGCAACACCCTCGTGATCATCGAGCACAGCCTGGACGTCATGAAGACCGCCGACCACATCATCGACCTGGGCCCCGAGGGCGGCGTGCGCGGCGGCACGGTCGTCGGCACCGGCACCCCCGAGGAGATGGCCGCCCACCCGACCAGCCACACCGGCGAGTACCTGCGCCGCGTGCCTGGCATCGTGGCCGCCCAGCCCCGCACTGTCCCGTCCGACGAACCTGTGGAGGCGCCGAAGAAAGCCAGACGCACCCCGAAGAAGGCGGCCGCCGAGGAGCTGGAACCCGTCGGCGCGGCCCCCGCCCGCAAAACTCGTGCTAAGAAAGAAAGCGCATGA